One Haliaeetus albicilla chromosome 20, bHalAlb1.1, whole genome shotgun sequence genomic window, CGCTCACACAGTGCACCAAGGAGTCGCACTGCACGGTGTGGGGCTGCAGCCCTAGCAGGTCACACCTGGCattttgaataatttctttGATCGTTCGGCTTGATTTAATTCCCAGCTGACCACAGGATCCTGTTCACAATGATACTAGTCATTTTACTGCAGAAATGGAGTGCTGGATTACATTTTGGGCAGGGGGAAATCATAACCCAGACCGTGGCATCACAAAGAGGAGTGAGATTGTGAAATATCATCCATTTCTCACCCCCCCCCATGTCTGGCCTCCCCTTAtactgagagggaaaaggggcAGAGCCACTGCCCGTTTCCTTCCcatctcttcctcccctctgcaGGTACACCCTGCACCTCCAGAGGGTCAGAGCACCGGTCTGCCGGGCTGTTATGCAGATCCTCGGGTCTCCCCTCTACCATTTGTGAAATTACAGGGCAAAATCTGGCCCAGAAAGTCCGCACCAGTACAAGCAGTTTCCGTCCCGCCTGGTCCTGCTTACACAAGTACAAACATCTTGTGCCTAAAGGTCAGTTTAGGAGCTATTCAGTTGCTAGCTGTAGGTGTTGTACGCAgatcttttaaaagaaaccacTGGTTTGTACCGGTATCCTTTAAGAATAAGCTACAGTATCAGTGAAGGATGCAAAGGAGTTGTGTGATATTTATGACTCAGCACTAAAAGTTGCCTCCTGGAGGAAAGTTGCCTCATTAGGCAAATGAGATACAACAGGGTCCAAAAATACCTCCACACATTTAGCAGTGAGCATCGTTATTGTAGTCGCTTTACTAAGTTAACCAAAGAGACtcaaaaactgaaatacagagacTTTACACAGAACGAGTTGGGagtacaaataaacaaaagcaacGTTCTTCAAGAAATGGATTTTAGTTGTGTTTTATGAACATCaataaatacttaaaaagacgtgaaaattaaaaaaaaaaaggaaacaataccAACAACTTTAAATTGTCctaatatttataatttaagctggtttttttgtacttttgcaATAGGGATTTCATCCAGAAGGCCTTATCtaattaaaaaaggagagagaaaagtagTCAGCATATTACTGATACAAAACCAGGGAAGGGGTCACAACTAGAGCAGAAAAATCACATATCCAGTTAGAACCATATTACAGTTTGGCAGGAATACTCCTACTGAACACTGCATACGTGTGAGAAAAAGACAGCATCACTATTACAGGCATGAAACAATGATCAAGTGTCACTATCCATTgtccaaaatgaaaaacaacattAGTAAAAGGGGAAATGAAGactagaaaaggaaagaaaaaaatacaccctAAGGAAACTTTAAAAGCCACCTCTTCATAATAGTCTTCTAAGGCAAATGTTGCATGCACTACCTCCCCAAGAAACTAGACAAAGCTCTTCCAACCCCCGtgtgtttcctttcatttagTTTCACGAAGAAAGGTTTGACAGAGCAGAGCGCTGGGAAGAAATACTACAAACCTCTAAATTAGTGAAAGAACTTCCAGCATCACTATTATATTCTGGGTaggaggagctggaagaaattatgtttttcagCCTCTGAAGTGCAATGATCaatagcaaaaggagaaaagctaAGAGACTAAGGAATATAGAAACATAGACATAGACATTGGATAAAGGACCAGGCGATGAATCCACTGAAGTTGAAAGGGATGTGGGATACAGCTCCAGAAAAGTCCCATTCTCCATGTTTCCTACAAATCCAGATGAAGGGTCGGGTTCTGACatttttgggtttgtgttttaaaaatcacaacagATCTTGGATGCAAAGGCAGTTTTAGCAGCATAACAATGGGTTTATTCTAGGCGACCACTTTTCCATCACAATGAAGAGATGACAAGTCAGCCAGTGATCAAATTTATCCTTTACTGCTCAAGCCCAGGACAATATAAGATTGTATCCTTTGGAactgcaaggaaagaaagaaaaaaagcaagattatttttctaGCATATAATGTGATTTAATGTGTGCCTGATACAATCTAGTTCTTAAGAGTTATAAGTTATTATTCCTTAGCACTAAGCTGCAATTCTCAAAAGCATTAGCTAACAACTATCCTTATATCTCTATTTTCCAAAACACAAGAACTAGGAGAAATCCTACCCATCGATGAATTAAAATTGACCCTTCTCCACCACAAGTTGTTTAACTGAGGAACAGCACAATCAAAAATGTACTTTATATGGGAC contains:
- the SERTM1 gene encoding serine-rich and transmembrane domain-containing protein 1; the protein is MSEPDPSSGFVGNMENGTFLELYPTSLSTSVDSSPGPLSNVYVYVSIFLSLLAFLLLLLIIALQRLKNIISSSSSYPEYNSDAGSSFTNLEVCSISSQRSALSNLSS